The sequence CcatcaaagaagaaaatgaccaaaaatatttcattaaagagaTAAAAGCACTTCTATCATTtgctttatagatatataaatataaataaataattaacaacaaataataataaaaatatatagttttgaattatatgttttcaaatttgaacttctaataaaaaaaatttcaattttctttttgaaattcaaaaatgctttttgaaactattttaaacattttaattttaaatttttttaaacctCACCTCCTAAACCCTACTCATtaactctaagtctagattagttaactctatAGGCATAAGTGTATATGTATTTAccttttattaaatttgttaatttcCTCCTTAAGGACTCTTTTTGTGAAAACAAACACcaataattaaactaattattaaaaatgtgaaaataactaaaatttattaaaaatactttacttattattataaatatttagtttctttttccaTACATGTTTAATAATAGATTGACATCTTatgatattataaaataaattataatataactttatataaaacttaactatttaccattaaaaatgtattgccatttatttaaaatttaaaaatgatattattatataattttaatattgtgAAAGtgttgattttgtaaataattgtCAGCAACACACAAACTtgcatttttacattttttccaCTATTTTTGTTGATTGGTAAAAAAATGTGAAATTGCATTTAAAACGTCATTCCGccattttgtaaccaaacatgaccatttcttttaaataaaacattgtgTGTGGTGTGTGTTTAAGTTACTGATACTAAATTTCTGGTGggtaatatattttgattttcttttgtttttattaattttgaggTATCACAGATTTATAGAAATGGTCAAACTAATTTTAAGTGGATTTGTAGCTTTAGAACAAATTTTCTCTCTAGATATTCAAATGAGACATAAAACATGGCTTCATATCCGCATAGTCATATATGTTTAGTGTCGTGAAGTTATTTCGAATCCAAATCTCCTCGAAGTCCACCTGCACACCTAAACTACCccatatagtttatattttgatattttctcaCATAATACAGAAATAATATGCGAAGCTCCACTTGGGGGCGGTAggtccaaaatatataattgttaagTGTTAGGATATACATCAATTAAACTGTTCTAtaatgcatgtgttctagagtagctaactaggaccTTGCCATAGATATTAGAGCGCAAGCGGAAACATGGTTCTTAGTCTAAACTAGTTTTACattgtgctaggattgctagaaacaagcggcAACTGATTTAGTTTAACCTAGTGAAGATAGTCAAAGCCGTGCGTAAAGCGTCCTAGAAGgtacgtcgatcgacaactcagtagttgcatcgatcgacgggctgaAAGATGTGATGATCGATAATCCTCAATTAAAATCAATCGACACTTTTTCAAGACCAACAAAGTGACAACTGAGATCTTAGATCTGGCAATAGATTGTCTAAAATTACGGAAGTTGATCGACTATTCTTtaagtttgagttctagaatatccaacATACACTTAGTCTCTATATCTCTATAATCATGATTGtttgaatagaaaccctaagtctaacgtcTTTCATATCTGTTTAAAACCTCCAATCAATCAACCAAGCAATTACTTTACTCACccctgctatttacatttaaaccattCGATCTAGCTTAACCACATAACTACTAGATTTTTTGTGTGCCTTAGATccttgtgaattcgatccctaagtactacaacttgacctcttatttgagagagtacaaatcattccttagggtaatttgagtgatatcaataaATAGGATTTCAAGTCAGTCAAAGagcattctggtaatttgtgatGACTTATGGGCCTAAGTAGGTCTTGAAATATACTCGACCACCTACTTGCAGCggtgtcgaccgacaccagagTCGACCCTGACCCAAAGCAAATGAAGCATGGATTTCCAGCTGTcgataaataagtaaaatatcAGCCACATATTTGTTAAAATATGTGTTAGTCTAGTGGTTAATACGGCTGTTGACACACATCCCAAGGCCAGGTTCGAGGCGCCCCTCCTACATTTCGGCcacattttttgttttggcttGTAGCCTTTAAATTTGTAGGACCGACTCTGACCGACACCAAGGGGTCAGTGTCGATTGACACTCCATATCTTCCACATCTTCCTTTCGCAAGTCAGACATACCACTCTTCACTGAAACGATCATAACTTTATATCTAACTGTTAGATAAACCTCAAACCACTGGTATTGGAAATATAACTCATATATGCACCTTGTGTTTAAATATGATCTCAATCCCAATGTAAAaaagtctccatccatagctaaacttCTGACACGTCTGTGCAGTTTTGCACATCAAATAACTCctaaatcaccaaagttttcCAAACGCACGTGAACTtgaaaaaactctaaaatagacTCCAAACATATATAATAGACTCTAAAAGGACTTATTCCATGTCTAGAACTTGTAATTTTCATGGTATAGCATATTttatgttacaaaataaaatatatttcatgtaAAGTTATGAAAATTCATAAATTTAGTAATCCCACCATGCCCAAAGGAGCATGTCTTAACCTAATATCTATTAAATTTGCTTATATGTCACTCAGATATAcgaagtatttttaaaatatatataaagaaatcactaactcttttaatatttcatttcaAAATTCTATTTCtactttttgagaaaattctATTTCTACTTTATTAGATGAAATTGTCTTTTTAACACTATTAGATCAAATTGTCATTTCTCATtgatatttatgtttattttctaaatatattatataaaatctgAATCTGTGACTTAATTGAATTTGGTTTTTTATGCAtatcaaaaatacttaaaataaagttaaatataaatgagttaatttttattaactaaaataaaacagaGATTGTGATTCTTTTTGTCAAACTAGATCCGTTGATATCGAAATTTGAAAAGATGCATAGATTAAATTAGACATGTTTCAATTTTTGATTCAtctataaatgtatttatatgtctttctaatttttaaaacaccATTATTTCATTATCAAAGATGAAATTTGCTTTCAAACCTTGgtttattagtttcgttatgcTCACAATTCTTATATTCGGtttgtatttaaatttacagctttattaatatattatataatcattcaaaaataaatttctgtTTTATgccatttattttatatacctACAAAGATTATATGTTTAATTCTATATTATTGAGTTTAATGATTTTCCTAGAATAATGAATGATAAAAAGGATATATATACTTtcagttttatttataaataaatatgcaTAAATCTCTCTAAACatatgttttacaaaaaatgatttttttatattttaaatatgaaaactaaggttatgttttattattataataacagGAGAAACGACGATTGCTCGTAAAAAAATGGTGTCAAACAGAAGTAAAAGAAATCAAAAGATATACATGTACTGCCAGTAGGTGTCAATCCGAATGTGCCAAAAGGAATATATGGCAAAGTTATTGTGCGAGTGTAATAGTGTGTTATTGTCAACATAAATGCGATCGCTGAATTTTTATCTACATTAAAATTCGAATAATATTTGTAATAATACTATGCCTATgtcatagaaaaaaataaaagtactaATAAATTGTTGTGTGTTTTGGCATAATAAAGTGTACTAAGTTACTGAAtacatagacaaaaaaaaagttgctgaatacaaatataaataacaaatattgatACATgtatcttcttttttctttttgttgtaaaattgcataaattaacaaatatatatatatatatatatatatatatatttatttatatatgtatattggaatttgttattaattttatttaaaattgaaataaaaaatggtaGAAGCTTCACACATGTCTTCCTCCAATGTCgtttgaggaagaagaaaggaggAGGAGACATTCGAGCACACACTTCTCGTGGCATGTGAGATCTCCGGAATTGAACTACATACGTGGGATACAAACCATGGGATACAAGTGTGGCAAATGGGTTCAGTCCGATAAGATCTGATCCGGCAGACTGATACAGAAATAAGAGTAATTTTTGGATTCACCCcatagggtgaacctctaggttcaccaaccaataggatttcattatttcaaatacGATATCTTCTAAAAAGGatacaaaatattgtcaagttatattatgtttttaaaataaaaaggtaaaaaaaaataatagttacaaaaaaaaaagattttttttttaaatattgttaacgtcgtcagcaaaacactaaaccctaaatcctaatccctaaaccctaaatcctaatccctaaaccctaaatccgaaaccctaaacctttgggtaaatcctaaacccttgggtaaatcctaaacccttggataaatcataaactctaaatcaaaaacactaaacacaaaaatcctaaacccttgaatgttttagtgtttagtgtttttgatttagtgtttatgatttatccaagggtttagggtttcgaatttagggtttaggattagaatttagggtttagttttttcCTGACGacgtcaaaaatattttttgtaattactacaatttttttttatctttttattttaaaaacataatataacttgacaatattttgtttcattttataaaagatatcaaatttgaaataacataatcctattggttggtgaacctacaGGTTCACCCTAAGGAGTGAGCCCAAGAATAAGTCCAAAAATAATGACTTATTCTTAGGTCCACCCCCTAGgatgaacctttaggttcaccaaccaataggattcttttattttatattcgatatcttttaaaaaaggaaacaaaatattgtcaaattatattatgtttttaaaattaaaaagtaaaaaaaaaaagtaataattacaaaaaaaaatattttacgtcgtcagcataacattaaaccctaaaccctaaattctaatccctaaacccttaatcctaaatcctaaacccttggataaaccctaaactctaggataaatccaaaactctaaatcaaaatcactatacactaaaacattcaagcgtttagggttttagtgttttttatttagagtttaggatttatccaagagtttagggtttacccaagggtttagggtttacccaagggtttaggatttacccaagggtttaggatttacccaagggtttagggtttatccaagggtttaggatttaggatttagggtttagggattaggatttagggtttagtattttgttgagaacattaaaaatatttttttttaatttttttttctgtaactattatcttttttttattttaaaaacataatataatttgagaatattttgtttccttttttaaaagatatcgaatttgaaataatgaaatcctattggttggtgaacctaaaggttcaccctagggagtgaacccaagaatgactcaaaaataatatgctgaattaataaatattttaataaacttGCAAGAAATTGCAGAGAACCCCTGATAGCTTCCTCATATCGTGTTGGGGTGCCATCTTTCTACCTCTTAATCTCTTATCTTGTTGTGGACATTTATGGACCATGCGTATATATTGCtacgtttattttattttttttgggagTCAAGACCATGCATTGAGTTACTGTTTTCACTTTTcactaaaaatgtttattatattaatCCAATAATTTATACGAAATCTGACTGGATTCATTATATAAAGAAGACAATAAGGCAGAGCAAAGGATTTTTCTCTTTAAAGTTATATTGAGATTAGATTCCCTCACATTTACATACAACCAAGAGAATCTGCCAATCACCCCCATGTCCCATCCTTTCTTTCCTTCAAAAAGATATATACTTATATGCGCTTAATTATAGAGATTTACaagaacatataatttttttttttttgaggaaaGGCTTTCAAacatacatataaaattttcaaacggctaaatatatatatatatatatatatagatacataaacaatattttttatagaagtgaatacatattaataaatatccatTGTGAATCCGTTATCTGATTCATATTCACTTAATAAAAAGTACTTATCGGATACCATGTATCATTATTCTTAAATTATATATGAGACGTACCAATTATGTACCCTTATACGTATCATATTTcttaaagagtttttttttctttttgaaaaaaaaacacaaatcagAGTTAGTAACATGTAAGAAACTCGATAACCAGATGAATATTTCTTAAAGAGTTTctcttttgaattttataatcATGGTTTTGAATTGTATATATGTTTCTCAATTCTGATAATTAAACCGTTCCATCCTTTATTTTGTTGTAGATGCAGGTAGATGGAGCTAGATTTTTTGTGTAtcaaaagcttgatttggaaatAAGATTCtgagaaaaaccaaaaatttcaaAGTACAAAATTGTATAGAGCATTAATGATGaaaatcagaagaagaaaaattcaaCGATTGGTATAACATTTGACGACAAAAAAACTAGCCAACAAAAAAGAGATTCAAACAATAcaacagtatatatatatttctatcaCGTAACTAAAATACAAGTAACTCATGATCATGAGCATCATGAATACAAAGATGCATGGTAGCTTAGAAAATATGTAAACTTACGACATGCGTACATATAGTTTTGGTACCATGCACATAGGAAGTTCATTTTTTCACCATCGTCggctatataaataaatacattattgcTCCGTTTTGAAATGAATAAGGTGTATGAACGgacatatattgtatatatacaaGTAGGGCAACATTACCGAAGAGCAAGCCAAGATAGAGATGAGACACAACACAACAAACCTTACACTTTTTTCTTTATCACTCTTTTCAGGAGCGATTCTTGTATTTAGACACCCTTACTTAATTATTAAATGCATCACTATCTATCCCGGAGAATTAATTAATGCAATTCGTCTAAATAGACATAGCTTATCATTACATAAAATCCAAAGATTATAGAAAACCTTTAAGATATTAATTAAGTACACTATAAATCTCGAATTATCagcaaaatacaacatatataaaatacaattgtaactaggggtgggcactttacccgatatccgaagtggcacccgaacccgatccgaaaaaaccgaaccgaaatccgaaccgaagtagcaaaatacccgaacgggtattaaataaggagagattggatacccgaacccgaacggataatacccgaacccgaatggatatccgaatataaccgaacatatgtataattaaccttatgttTCTACtttatatctctcattttatataaaatatttatattgatactacacataatttaagttcatatgatatacatacaattacggaaaaatgatttgctactcacttaaaatgcatgtcaagttttttatttcaaaaattaacaaaaagttatatccaaaattaaaaaaaataactaaattagtgactttttagttttaaaatgttatgtccaaatctattaaccattcaatctattaaaaataaaaaattagttaactaaaagttatatttttaaatacaataaacttgagaaatgaaaatttaatttttttttttcaaaatctaaatatccgaacccgatccgaaataaccgaatccgaactaaaaatacccgaacccgacccgaagtacagaaatacccgaacgggttctagacctctataccgaaatacccgaaaatccgaaatacccgacccgaacccgaacgcccacccctaattgTATCAATTGATCACCCATCAAATGCTTAAGAAAATGTTACAAGGCTACAACTTTTACGAATCGTGCGAAACCTATAGATGtcgatatttaattatttataaagccACAcctaatcaatatatatacaatactaaaaggaggatataagccatggagaagGTGTTCAcgtaggatagaaaaatcaatcaatcagaGAGTCCGAAATTaccatgtcatctcatttattttccgtaaaaaatgaaaaaacaatgcgaaggagatgatcgaacccgggttagtatgatatatatataggacagttaccactaagccattgaaactttcttggacacatatacaaaaaccactaagtatgtaatcacaaattcttatgtacatttacaataatatgaattcaactttcaagattccgatactttgttttgtaaaaaaaaataagtaagtgactaagctaatatattctttgaaagtgtgagaacgttgacaaatataaaaaaacatagatttttgttttcgtgacaaagttaataattttgtaaaagtaagtttaacatataaattttcgtgacaaatatgaaaaaacatagatttttgtacaattttgacaaaacaactcaaaacatacttctttaatgtcttaataaaatattatttaagggtgcaataattaaatatattaattcaataaattttgtaatttatagacaaaacaataacacaacaaattttgaaacatttgtttaacctatcgattttttttcatgaaaatccaactaaacaagataaaaaacaattagatttacaaatatttaattaccattttattcaattttgattaatttcaaattgtcataatgtatctttttgaagttacaaatatgaaaaagcatagatctttgtacaattttgacaaaacaactcaaaacatacttttctaatgtcttaataaaatattatttaaggatgcaataattaaatatattaattcaataaattttataatttatagacaaaacaataacacaacaaattttgaaatatttgtttaaccaatcgatttttttcatgagaatccaactaaacaattatattgacaaatatttaattaccattttattcaattttgattcatttcaaattgtaataatgtatctttttgaagttacaaaaaaataatgttctttctttattacactagcattatatatagattctatatacacaacataaatataatataacaacataagcttgctttccccgattcatatgaaaactttttaatttatccaccaaagcaaattaattaaatcaatgaaattgttaggatacagcaaattaatatataattttattttaaattaaattatttaaaaagtgtattttcgttaaaacaaaataataaataagtaaaactgatttgatggtaatttttatgacatatatatatatatatatatatcaattctgtgaaagaaatagaagcttaatatgaaaaaaacatcttatatacaaaaaactctaaaaattaacaaaaaaaactaataaattaaactatgatatcacttgaaagcttcttagaccatattaataaagtatttaagcgataattagacaaatttgatttttttttccagcaaaaactttattattaattagcattagttatttcaagatgtttaagaaatggtggacaaaaaaataggatggacattaatgatatatgaactatgaataataCTTTGtgaagctgacttagataacatatctgcaAATCTATTTCCAGTCTTTTTTTATgcctaaatttaattttttcagagtagttattccacaaatagttcgtatgagatattgttttgatatgtagatttgtttttcaatgttaagaagattgataagtgtaaaaatgtctccttcgaatatgatatgtctataaccgatgtctataaccgagtccccaacatgagacaagtttgtttaaaaagtaaataattttatttttcttatattatataatcaatatatattatttactgataataaaaatatagttattcatctatcacaaatatctatgcaaatatgtaaatcaagtacaacaatcaaacaacataatgatttccacaaagaaaatttaaaaaatatatttatgttatgtagttatattttctattctttaaataatgtaatataatattatacattatttttttagaattgagaaatacatatatcagttagaaaaattaagcgataattagataaatttgatttttattttgtgagccaaaagtttattattaattagcattacttatttcaagatgtttaagaaatgatggacaaaaaaataggatggacataaatgatatatgaactataaatagtattttgtaaagctgacttagataacacatatgcacatccatttcgagtcctttttgatgcataaattcaatttcttcagagcagttattccacaaagagatcgtatgaaatattgttttgatattcagatttgtttcttgattgttaagaagattgataagtgtaaaaatgtttccttcgaatatgatatgtatATAACCgaatccccaacatgagacaagtttgttaaaaagtaaataattttattttttttatattatataataaatatatattattcactgataataaaaatatagttattcatctatcacaaatatctatgcaaatatgtgaatcaagtacaacaatgaACATAATATACAACAatgaacataatgatttccacaaagaaaatataaacaatatatatatgttatgtagtcttattttatattctttaaataatataataatatattatatattattttttagaattgagaaatacatataatatcttatccgcgcgtagcgtggttaaaaaatctagtcatatataataaaacaaaaactcatttacacataagaagaaaaacaagagaGCAAATTAAAAGTAGGACCATGTTGAGAATAGAATATATAACGGCAATAAAAATTGCAAGCACAGAGAAAATAGGTATGCACATACGATATGTGTCCATTAAGATAGATCGATGTCCATACAACCAAAAGCGAAGTGTACacaatctcttttttttggtcTGATCTTATTGCCTAATAGATCGAAGAGAAAATAAAACGACATTATAAAGGGCAATGTATACTAAAAAGTGGTGTGAAATCGGGAAATGATCGAAGAAAGACaattaataatgaaaattttaaataaagaaaaaaggaaaggaAAGAGGAAAGGGTCAAGAGAGCATATATTCCCTTCTCCAACAGAACCCCACTCATGTTTCCAGATATGGAGTGagaggagaaagaaaaagaataacaGCAACCACTCCAAAGATTTGTATATAAATCCTCCATATCTTTGCCAACAAACCCAACAATCTTTGAAAACAAATAACCCTttcgttttttatttatatctcTTGGGTGGCTTGTTCTTAATTGTAAACTCTAGAGAGAGATTTGtatgtgtttatatattaatGGAGAGCAACACTAATAATGGTAATAATCACAAGGCAAAGGTGAGTCTTGTGTTGTCAACAGATGCTAAGCCCAGACTGAAATGGACTTGTGAGCTTCATCAGAGATTCATCGAAGCCGTTAATCAACTCGGTGGACCTAACagtatatattttgtgttttttttcttcttttattcttagtctttttttttttttttattcttagtCTTTTTTCATTAACTATATttcttgatgattttttttttcgtttgttttgttttgtatgttGCAGAAGCAACACCTAAGGGTCTGATGAAGGCTATGGAGATCCCTGGGCTTACCTTGTATCATCTCAAGAGCCATTTACAGGTTATTAATGTTTATCAGAATCTTTGATTGGATCAgtggttttagtttttttttttttttaaagatcaaatttTGATGATTTTATATTGATCATCTTTCGACAGAAATATCGGCTAGGGAAGAGCCTAAAATTCGATGATAACAAGCTAGAAGGTATAAGaatcttttttatttccatTTATTATAACACTGATCATGATTCTTGAATTTGAACTATGATCTGACCTAATAGGGTTAATGATTCTGTAGATATTATTTCTTCTTATTGATGATTTACTTCTTGGTCTAGCAGTTTCCTCAGCTTCAGAAACCCAAGAAGCTGAGAGTAAAAACGATTCTGGAAATTTTAGAGGCAATGTCAACCAAGAAAACAACGATCCAGCTAACGAGTAAATTAATGATCATCGTAACAGTAATATCTTCCATAGGTAGATTATTTCAATAAACTGAAAATTAATTGATTGGTTTATTTTGAAGCAGAGGCTTGAAAATCACGGAGGCTCTACAACTGCAGATGGAAGTTCAGAAGAAACTTCATGAACAAATCGAGGTAATAAACATCAATAAAATCTTCTAATTAAGCCAGAACAAATAAGTATCTCTTTGGGGTCTTAAAATTATTTGGTTTCAGGTTCAGAGGCATTTGCAAGTGAAGATTGAGGCACAAGGAAAGTATTTACAGTCAGTTTTAATGAAAGCTCAACAAACTCTCGCTGGCTACACATCTGCCAGTCTTGGCATGGACTTTGCTAGAAGCGAGCTCTCTAGATTAGCTTCAATGATGAATCCGAGTTCTTCCTTCTCAGAGCAAACGCAAGTGGAAGATTACGAAGAAGAAGGATTCTTGTGGTGCAAGAAACcagaaaacagagaaaaa is a genomic window of Brassica napus cultivar Da-Ae chromosome A2, Da-Ae, whole genome shotgun sequence containing:
- the LOC106420744 gene encoding myb family transcription factor PHL8-like; the encoded protein is MESNTNNGNNHKAKVSLVLSTDAKPRLKWTCELHQRFIEAVNQLGGPNKATPKGLMKAMEIPGLTLYHLKSHLQKYRLGKSLKFDDNKLEVSSASETQEAESKNDSGNFRGNVNQENNDPANEGLKITEALQLQMEVQKKLHEQIEVQRHLQVKIEAQGKYLQSVLMKAQQTLAGYTSASLGMDFARSELSRLASMMNPSSSFSEQTQVEDYEEEGFLWCKKPENREKRQPRSSVESSLTSSESSETKLNNNNEERKSMELPLMEIKSEAMMAKKTKRSLNDVLCVEHQPLKKRDFGVDDDDEQHLRLSLNSYKQDMGTCPNMD